From Mycolicibacterium cosmeticum, a single genomic window includes:
- a CDS encoding DUF2231 domain-containing protein — protein sequence MSTIEGLPAHVLFVHFIVVLAPLTAVLAIVCAVWPAARRRLVWLVVALAAATTVLTPLTTEAGEWLEHQTERTPLLHEHAELGDTMVYFAVALLVAAVLLAVVHLRETRERPVKPLLGWILAAVIVITAVATTVQVVRIGDSGARSAWGDAVASTSGQ from the coding sequence TTGTCGACTATTGAGGGGCTGCCTGCCCACGTCCTGTTCGTGCATTTCATCGTGGTACTGGCGCCACTGACCGCCGTGCTGGCCATCGTCTGCGCCGTGTGGCCCGCGGCGCGCCGACGGCTGGTCTGGCTGGTCGTCGCCCTGGCCGCGGCGACCACGGTGTTGACACCGCTCACCACCGAGGCCGGGGAATGGCTCGAACACCAGACCGAACGCACACCGCTACTGCATGAACACGCCGAACTCGGCGACACCATGGTGTATTTCGCGGTGGCGCTGCTGGTCGCAGCGGTGCTGCTCGCCGTCGTCCACCTGCGCGAAACCCGCGAACGCCCGGTCAAGCCGCTTCTCGGCTGGATTCTGGCGGCGGTCATCGTGATCACCGCTGTCGCCACCACGGTTCAGGTGGTCCGGATCGGCGACTCGGGTGCCCGATCCGCTTGGGGTGACGCGGTGGCGTCCACGTCCGGGCAGTGA